Proteins encoded together in one Dermacentor variabilis isolate Ectoservices chromosome 2, ASM5094787v1, whole genome shotgun sequence window:
- the LOC142571016 gene encoding uncharacterized protein LOC142571016, with protein MLLCILLWTAASVLTPAVRGKEDGHRHPLPSSGPASSSTTSSFASEGDRATGAPGMVVTTTSSMLTASSVDDNPDGGVTAKTASVVMTSTSVTAQTGRERLTAASSTISSTASTSTSTTASAAVPPENSRMGTSSSPTVTTTTTTSTSTTTTTTTTVSSRSERQSSIGHRAADGISGTETLLDRIDGAIGESSGALEAGHAAYSRGARKPSDTPDLGEDRECSGGGDVAHEGLCMA; from the coding sequence GGAAGATGGTCATCGCCACCCGCTGCCGAGTTCCGGACCAGCGTCTTCTTCCACGACGTCGAGCTTCGCGTCCGAGGGCGACCGCGCGACAGGCGCTCCGGGGATGGTCGTGACGACGACCTCGTCAATGCTGACGGCAAGTTCGGTGGACGACAACCCAGACGGAGGCGTTACCGCGAAAACGGCCAGCGTGGTGATGACGAGCACGTCGGTGACTGCGCAGACTGGGCGGGAGAGGCTGACTGCGGCTTCGTCGACCATTTCCTCGACAGCGTCGACGTCGACAAGCACTACGGCATCAGCTGCTGTTCCCCCCGAGAACAGTCGCATGGGGACGTCTTCCTCGCCGACGGTGACCACCACGACAACGACTAGCACTTCTAccacgacgacaacgacgacgaccgTCAGCTCCCGTAGCGAGCGCCAGTCGTCTATAGGGCATCGCGCTGCCGATGGCATCTCTGGAACAGAGACGCTACTGGACAGAATCGATGGAGCAATTGGAGAGAGCAGCGGCGCTCTGGAAGCCGGTCATGCTGCATATTCAAGAGGCGCAAGGAAGCCCTCAGATACCCCGGATTTGGGAGAGGACCGCGAATGTAGCGGCGGCGGGGATGTGGCTCACGAAGGCCTCTGCATGGCTTAA